Part of the Syntrophorhabdaceae bacterium genome, AAGGACGTTTACTCGCTCCTCAGGATGTTTGACGTGAATCTCGTGAAGGCCGCTCGATTCTTAGGCTGGATTTCTCAGCAAAGAAGCGCGTGCAGATATTTTTGCGTGTCAACCGACAAAGCAGCCAATCCTGTGAACCTTATGGGCGCAAGTAAAAGATTGATGGAAGATCTGATCTTTTCCCGGGAAATTCTTACCAATCCCACGCACACGGCCTCATCAGCCCGATTTGCTAACGTTGCCTTCTCCAAGGGGAGCCTTCTGGAAAGCTTTCTCAAGAGACTGGAGAATCGTCAACCGCTTGCAGCCCCTAAGGACACACTCCGGTATTTTATTTCACCTTACGAATCCGGACAGATATGCCTGCTGGCGACTTTTCTTGCACCTGACGGCCATTTGCTGGTACCAACTTTTGATCCCGGAAGCAACCTCGTTGATTTGGAAACGGTCGCAGTCAGAGTGCTCGATGCACTCGGGCTCGAGCCCCGGATCTATGAAGATGAGACCCTGGCCAGGAGGAAGGTTGAGACCGACATGTTGTCGGGCTCATATCCGTTGTTGTTGACCCCTCTTGATACGAGTGGAGAAAAGCCGTACGAGGAATTTGTCGGAAATGGGGAAAAAACGGCAGATATTGGTATGACAAGCGTGCAGGCCGTAAAGCATCATAGGAAACCTATCCGTGAAGTAATGTCTTTTATCGAGACAATTGATGGAATGATAATGCATCCCGAGACATCCGTCACGAAAAGCGCTATCGTCGAAAATGTAAGGAGGCTTCTCCCCAATTTTGAACACATAGAAACGGGCCGCAGTCTCGATGAAAAAGTGTAGGGTGTGACAAATGCAAGGGAGAATTCGCAATGCATTCGGAATCCATTCAATTCTGGACGCATAGGGGCTTGCATAACGAATCCCACAATCACCATAGGTCTCACCTTTTACAACAGCGCTGACACCTTGTGGGACGCGCTTAAGTCGATTTTCGCCCAGACGTTTGAGGACTGGGAGCTCATTATTATTGACGATCAATCGACGGACGGCTCATATGAGATCGCCGCGTCTATTAAGGATCATCGTGTCAAGGTTTATCGTCAGGATAGACGGCTCGGATTTGTCAGTGCGTTGAACAGGATGGCAGGTTTGGCCGTGGGCGCGTACTACGCGCGAATGGACTCGGATGATATGATGCACCCGGACAGATTGACGCGGCAACTGGAGTTCTTAAGGGTGCATCCCAACGTCGATGTCGTCGACACGGCCATGTACTCTATGGATAGGGCGTGCCGGCCGACAGGGGTGCGGGGAATGGGTTTGTTGGATCCGCGGCCGGCTGTCTTGTTACGGGGAGGCTTTCTTCATCACGCCACTGTAATGGGCCGCACGGAATGGTTCCGAAAGAACCCTTACGATCCTGCCTTTATACGCGCCGAAGACTGCGAGCTCTGGTGCAGGACCTTTACAGCTTCACAGTATGCCAGACTCAGCGAGCCGCTCTATTTTGTGCGGGAGGGTCTCGTCAGCGTGGACAATTATCTCAAGAGCCTTGAGACTATACGGCGGATAATCAGGACGCGCGGACCAAAACTGACTGGCAAGTGGCGGATGGCACAACTAATCGGCGAGTCATATGCGAAAGGTCTCATCTATCGAGTGCTCGGTTCATTCAATCGGCACGACTTGCTGGTGAATATGCGTAACCGTACAATAACAAATTACGAAAAAGAACGGGTAAGATCCATCATCGAATCTATCCAATCAACGCATGTTCCCGGATTCCGAATCTGACAATTCTGACGTATGAAAAAGAAAGTCTGTTTTGTAGCAACACTTGAGATGTCCGTTAAGGTCTTCCTTACAGATCATATGCGGCTGCTCCAGGAGTTCTTTGATCTCAGCGTCGCTGTTAATACGGAAAACCCTGCGTTCCTTCTGACCTACGGGGTAAGGGCGAACGTAATCCCGGTGGGGCTTAGAAGGAGGATATCGCTTGTTCGGGATTTCCAGACGTTTCTTATCTTCTACAGATTATTCAAGAGGGAGAGGTTTGATATCATCCATTCGATTATGCCTAAATCGGGATTGCTCGCGATGGCTGCGGGCTTTTTCGCGAGGGTGCCCGTCAGAGTGCATACATTCACAGGCCAGGTATGGAAGAACAGTAGGGGATTAAAACGGTTTGTGCTTAAGACCATGGACAGAATAGTTGTGCGCTGCGCCACCCACATTCTTGTGGACAGTCTGTCTCAGCGGGAGTTTCTTGCCCGGGAGCGTGTTGTGAGCCTTAAGAAGTCATCGGTCATAGGTGACGGGTCTATTTGTGGCGTTGACACTCAAAGGTTTAGGCTCGATAAAGAGGCCCGAGATCATATACGTGGTGACCATAGCATTGCTCCGGATGACATAGTCTTTTGCTTTCTCGGCAGAATGAAACGGGACAAGGGCGTTCTTGATCTCGCACGGGCGTTTTCAGCCCTTTGCAGCAGGTCCGACCGTGTGCACCTTCTGATAGCTGGTCCTGATGAAGATAATATCAGTGATGAAGTTGCAAGAATATGTGCTCACTGCTCAGATAGAGTTCATATTGTCGGGTATGCCGATGAACCGGCGAAGTACTTGTCGGCTTCGGATGTCTTCTGTCTCCCCAGTTACCGTGAGGGATTCGGACTTGTGATCATCGAGGCCGCAGCTGTGGGTATCCCTTCCATAGGATCGAACATATATGGTATCAGCGATACCATCGATGACGGAACGACCGGCTTCTTCTTTGAGATGGGCGCGTACCACGACTTAATGTTGAAAATGACGCGTTTTGTCGATGACCCTTCGTTGATTAAGACCATGGGCGAGAAAGCAAGGGTGAGGGCATTGGAGAAATATCCGAAGGAGAAGATAACTGCAGCCATGCTTAAGTATTACAAGTCTCTTTGCAGATTGTCGTGAGTCGTTTACGGCGAGAACCAGGGGTTGCATCAAGAGCGCCCGTACCGTACGTTTTTGTGTGCGCAATAAGCTCTCTTCTATGCTCAAGCGCGGCAAATTGGCCGGGAACAGGGAGTGAATCAGGATGAAGCGTGCCTTCGATACTGCTCTGTCTTTTATCGCGCTTATTGTCTTTTGTCTTCCTATGGTTCTTATAGCTCTTATCATACGTTTTTCCATGGGAGGTCCCGTTTTTTTTAAGCAGGAGCGTCCCGGATATCGCGGGCGTCCTTTTATCATCAGAAAGTTCAGAACCATGAGTTTTGACAGGGATAGCAACGGTAAGGTCCTGTGTGACACGGAGAGATTGACAGGTCTGGGGAAATTTATGAGAAGATACAGTCTCGATGAATTGCCGCAACTGATCAACGTTCTCAAGGGAGATTTGAGCTTTGTGGGTCCAAGGCCACTTCTTATGGAGTATTTGCCCCGATACTCGGTCGAACAGGCACGTCGACATGAGGTCAAACCGGGCATCACAGGCTGGGCACAGGTGAACGGTAGGAATGCGATAAGCTGGGAGGAGAAATTCAAACTCGATGTGTGGTATGTTGATCATCAAAGTTTCTCGCTCGATATGAAGATTATCTGGTTGACATTGATAAAGGTTCTGAAAAGGGAAGGAATTAGCGCAAACGGGCATGCGACCATGCCCGAGTTCACGGGTTCCAATGTAGGGGGCAAATGATTATGCGGGAGAGCGTGATCGTGATAGGCGCAGGAGGACACGCAAAAGTAGTGGTGAGCACACTTATTGCGGCAGGCGTAGAGGTGAGCAAAATCTATGACGATCATGCCGACAAATGGAAGAGTAGCATCTTCGGAATTCCAATCGTCGGACCGCTCTCCGATATCGGTGATGATAGTAGCGTGGCGGCCATTACCGCCATAGGAGACAACAAAACACGAAAGCGCGTTGTTGCCCGGTTCCCGCATCTACGATGGATAGCCGTGGTACATCCCGCTGCCTATGTGCATCCCAACGCCCGTATAGGGCAGGGGACGGTGGTCTTCGCCAAAGCGGTGGTTCAGCCCGACGCCGTTATCGGGGACCACTGTATAGTCAATACAGGAGCCACAGTAGACCATGACTGTCGGATCGGCAATTACGTACATATTTCACCGGGCGTCAATCTGGCCGGGGATGTTCAATTGCTGGAAGGTGTCTTTTGCGGGATTGGCAGCAAAGTGATAAATGGAATAACTGTGGGCAGATGGTCGAGCGTCGGGGCAGGAGGTGTGGTGGTCAGCGATCTTCCTGATGCTTCCGTTGCGGTTGGCGTGCCCGCAAAAGTGATCGCACGGGCCGAGGCCGATGAAGGCTGACAGTTCTTTTCCATGTTTTTATCTTCAGTTCAACGAGATTCGATGAAGGAACAGACAACGACCTATCTTTCTTCCAGGGCAAACCCGCTCTTTATATCCATATTGCTCTTTGCTGCAGCCTTCCTTGTCCGATATTTCATGGCAAATGTCCAGATAATTACCATGGACGGCATTCTCTACATCAAAACTGCAAAGGGGATCGGCTCGGGCAATTTGGGTAGTATAAGTGACTACGGTTTTTTCAATCTTTACTCATTTCTGATAGCCCTGTTTCAAAGGTTTTTACACGATTGGGAGTTCTCAGCAAAGATGGTCTCGGTCTTGTTCGGGTCTTTGACTGTGGTGCCGCTCTTCTTACTCACGAGGGGATTATTCAATGAGAAGATAGCTCTTCTATCCGCCCTGTTCTACATTGTGCATCCACATTTCGCGGAGTATGCATCGGATGTGCTGAGAGAGCCCGTCTTCTGGTTCTTTTCCGTTGTTGCGCTGTGGCTCGCATGGGAGGGCATTTCTCGCAGCAAATACTGGCTATTCGTTTTATCGAGTTTAGCCACCATCCTCGCCGTCTTTACCAGGATGGAGGGGGCCATGGTTCTCGTAATAGTCGTTCTATGGATACTCTGGTCCAGTGTTAGCGGCAGAACGAAAAGAAGAACTGTCCTTATCTATATATGCGTATTTCTTTTCACTCTTCCAATTCTAGCCTCACCGGGTTTATTGCTTTTGAAAAACAGGCTTCACAGGTGGGAAGTGGGGCTTTCTGTGGATAAGATTCCCCAGTTGATGTCAGCTCAAAGTAACCCGATGAAACTGGAGTCGGAGATTCCCGTGCAGGCATCGGGCCGATTTCAGGCATTTTTTGAGCTCTCTGCCCGACATCGCTATTCTAGCTTCCTTATGGAAGTAGTGTACAAGTTTATCAAGTCCTTCGGTTTTCCGCTCATTCTGCTATTCCTGTTTGGAGTCTATAGGCGACGGGCTATCCCCTATTCGCAGGGTGACGCGCTTGTTCTCATCTGGTTTCTTGTGGCCCTGTGTGGGTCTTTCGCGTATGTGGCAAAAACGTATTATCTGGGTACCCGTCATGGGCTGCTTATGGCATTTCCCGCCTTGATCTGGGCCGGCACTGGTTTTTTGGAAGCGCGAGAGAAGATAAGAAATTGGCTCGCCGGTCAAAAAGTGGTCTCAAAGTACTTCCGGTTTGATGCGGTCTTCTTATTTTGTCTCGTTATGATCCTTTTGGTCCCGCAAACCGCCTCGTCGTACAGGTCAGATAAGGCAGAACTCAAAAAGGCGGGAATAGCGTTAAAACATGAGGGTTTCTCCGCAGCGGTATTCATTGTTCAACCCTCGCTTGAGCGGGTCGCTTTTTACGCGGATTCGGATGCCATAGAATTGCCCAATAAGGCGGGTAACGAAATGATCACGGATTTGGCGAGTCATTATAAGGGAAGATTGATGATAATAGACGAACGAACCATAGAGAACTATAGGCCCGGTTTTCTCAAGATGGTTTTCTCAAGCGGGTTTAAGAGGGTGATAATTCCCGGGATGGACGGCTACAAGGAATACGCTTTTCTGATTTACAGGATTCAATAAATAAGGACTAAGGATAATGAAACTTTCCGGCACCTGGAAAAGGATTATAGTCGTGGGCGGCGATGTATTTCTGACCGCCTTTGCATATTGGTTTGCCTATGTGTTGCGGTTCAATTTTTCCGTGCCCGCGATTTTCTATCAAAAATTCGTGGAGTCTGTTCTTGTGCTCATAGTACTGAGGTTGGCCTCGTTTTATTGGTTCGGCCTCTATAGCGGCATATGGAGATATGCTTCGATAAGCGATTTGGCCCGGATACTGAAAGCGGTTACGCTGAGCTCCTTTCTCTTTGTGGCATATGAAACATTTTTCTTCCGCCTTGCTGATTTTTCCAGATCCGTCTTTATTATAGATTGGTGTATCATCACTATCTGCGTCGGTGGATCGCGGTTCCTGTACCGACTCTCTCGCGAATTCTCCTTCATGAAGAACAAGAACGGCAAAAAGGTGATCATTATAGGGGCTGGTGACGCGGGAGAGATGCTACTCAGAGAGATACGGCAGAATCCGGCCCTCGACTATGATATCGTCGGTTTTCTCGACAACGGCCCGTCTAGAAAGGGCATGAGAATACACGATGTTTCGGTTCTCGGGGGTATCGATGATCTTGCTAAGATAGGTATGAAAGAGGGGGCAGATCAGGTCATTGTTGCGATCCCAACGATCACCGGCGGAGAACTGCGCGGGATAAAAGAGCAGTGCGATGCCGCAGGCATGGTCTGCAAGACATTGCCTGCGATCAGTGACATTCTGAAGGGCAAAATCACCGTAAATCAGATCAGGGAGATCAGTATAGAAGACCTCCTGGGAAGAGAGCATATCGAACTCAACAGAGACCAGATCCGCGATTATCTGTACGGCAAGCGTGTCCTCGTTACCGGAGCGGCGGGTTCAATCGGGCTCGAGCTTTGTCGTCAAATCGTCAAAGTAGAGCCGGAACATCTTGTACTCTTTGAGAGGGTTGAAAACGAGCTTTATAATGTGGAATTAGAATTTTCAGAAACCTTTCCTCATGGGTCGCACGTCTTTGTGCTCGGGGACATCCTCGACGTGGCAAAAGTGGAGCGAGTCATGGAAACGTATAAGCCCCAGGTAGTCTTTCACGCCGCGGCATACAAGCATGTTCCCATGATGGAGGCACATCCGTTCGAAGCGATAAGAAACAATATCCAGGGAACGCTGAATGTGGCCGAAGCATCGGCGAAGTACGGGGTCGAAAAATTTGTATTGATTTCGACGGACAAGGCCGTGGAACCTGCCAATATTATGGGCGCTACAAAACGTATCGCCGAGCTGATCTGTCAGGGAATGAACCAGTTGCAAAGCACTAAATTTATTGCCGTAAGATTCGGGAACGTGCTCAACAGTGCGGGAAGCGTCATCCCTCTTTTCAAGAGACAGATTATGAAGGGCGGTCCTGTCACGGTCACGCATCCCGATATGACACGATATTTCATGAGTATCCCGGAAGCAGCGCAGCTCGTGATGCAGGCCGGTGCTATCGGTAGGGGCGGTGAAATCTTTGTCCTCGATATGGGCGAGCCGGTGAAGATTGTCGACCTCGCCCGCGATATGATACGCCTTATGGGTCTTAAGGTCGGGGAGGATATTGACATCACATACTCCGGCTTAAGACCCGGAGAAAAGATCCATGAAGAACTTGTATCCCGCGAAGAAGAAGTAGAGAGTCGGCCTCACGAGAAGATCATGATGGTGAAGACGACCCGCGTCGATTGGGTAGAGTTGAAGCAAGGGGTAGGCGAGCTCTTACGCGAAATCAATGGAAACGGCGTGGAGGAAATCAGGCGCTTATTGTTCTTGCTGATCCCCGAAAGCAGTGGGCCCCGTTGACCCCTTAATTCTCTAAGAGCATCCGTGAAAATAATCAACGCTCACTTTCTCAAAAGTATCACCGGTCCGGATGAAAGTGCAGGCAACGGGCTGCCTGAGATCTGTTTCATCGGACGGTCGAATGTGGGTAAATCCTCTGCGATAAACAGTCTTGTCCAAAGAAAAATTGCCAAGACAAGTTCAGCCCCCGGGGCGACGAAGACGATCAATCTTTTCAAGGTTGAATTGGAATTGAGTGGGCAGAGAAGACCAGTCATCTTTTCGGACTTCCCGGGGTTTGGTTTCTCAAAAGTGTCGAAAGCTGTGTCTCAGGGCTGGAAAACCATGATCGAAGGTTATATTCTCGGAAACCCGCGCATAAGGGATATCATATGGCTCTTCGATATACGACGCGAGATAGATTCCCTTGACGAAATGCTCATGGAGTGGCTCTACCGTAACAAATTGACGTTCTCTTTTGTCCTCACGAAATCAGACAAGGAATCCCAGGCCGTCGTTTCAAAGAAGAGAAGGTTTTTTCACGATTATTTTCCGGGCAAGACCGTGTTCATCTTTTCTTCGCGCACGGGACAGGGGAAAAAGGAACTTACAGCCCATTTGATCGGCTCCATTGTGTAGCGCGCTGGCTATTTGGCCGTGTATGCACAAAGCACGGCTAAGCTTCGTAGGAAGAATCTAAACCCACCGGTCATCTCAAGTCATTGAGATCAAATATTGACCTGAATATATACCCCTTCGATTCTATCATCGCTCTTCCACCGTCGAGACGGTCAAGGAGCGCGATGACGGCTCTCACCTTATAACCTTCCTTTTCAGTCGACTCAATTGCCTTCAGTGATGATCCTCCCGTGGTAACCACATCTTCAAGGATTACCACATGCATACCCCGCTTCAAATTCTTCCCGCCTTCAATCCAGAGATTCTTTCCGTGGCCCTTGGGTTCTTTTCTGATGAGAAAGCCCAGAAGATTATCCTTGGCTACGAAAGATGAAAGGACCGTCGAGCAAACCAGAGGATCACCTCCCACACTAACACCGCCCACCGCTTCAATATCAGGTATCTCTCGAACCATGCGGTACATAATATCGCCCACCAGGTGCATGCCCTCAGGATTGAGAGTCGTTTCCTTGGCGTCGATATAGAAGCTACTCGTCTTGCCGCTCGCCAGTACGAACTCTCCTTCCTCATAAGAGAGCGTTTTGAGGATGTTCAGAAGGACTTCGCGATTGCTTAACATTTGTCACCCCTCGAAAATAATTCCATCTGTCCCAGCTCCATGCCCCAGGGAAACTTAGATGGATAGACGCCGGAAAAACAGGCGTCGCAATACTCGTATGTACCGTTCCCCAAAGCTGATTTCATGCTTTCGATGCTCAGATATTGGAGGCTGTTGGAGCCCATATACTTGTTGATTTCTTCGGTGGTATGCGAAGACGCTATGAGCTCGGCCCTGCTTGGCGTATCAATTCCGTAAAAACACGGGTATGCGGTGGGAGGAGAGCATACCCGGAAATGAATTTCCTTGGCCCCGTACTGACGCAGCATCTTGATTATCTTCCTGCCCGTTGTAGCTCTCACTATCGAATCATCAACAACTACAATCTTTTTTCCCTTAACGATGTCCCTCAGGGCGTTCAGTTTGAGCTTCACGCCGAAATGACGTATCGAATCTTTGGGCTCGATGAATGTCCTGCCCACATAATGATTTCTGATGAGACCGAGTTCGAAGGGGATGTTTGTCTCCTGAGAATAACCGATAGCGGCTCCGATGCCTGAATCAGGGATGGGCACGACCATATCGGCATCCACGTACGTGTCCCGGGCAAGCTGGCGGCCCAGGGCTTTTCTCACATTGTAGACGGTTTTACCGAACATGAAGCTGTCGGGTCTCGCGAAGTAGATAAATTCAAAAATGCAATATTTCGGTTCCTGTTTTTTAAAAGGCCTGAAGCTCTTGATGCCGTTCCTATCTATGTGGAGCAACTCTCCCGGTTCGATTTCCCTCAGGTATTTCGCTCCAACAAGATCGAACGCACACGTTTCGCTGGAGACTACGAAAGCGTCCTTGAGTTTTCCTAATACGAGAGGCCTGAACCCAAAGGGGTCTCTGGCGGCAACGAGTTCATCTTTTGTGAGGACGACCATTGAGTAGGAGCCTTCGATCCTGCGAAGCGCACTGACGAGCCTGTCCATCGTGGAATTTTCGTGGGAAAGAGCGACGAGGTGAATAATAACCTCGGTGTCAGAGGTGGACTGGAATATTGAACCGTAATTCTGAAGCTCTTCCTTGATGATTCTCGCATTGGTAAGATTGCCGTTGTGAGCTACGGCCAGATATCCCTTGGCATACTCGATGACCAGGGGCTGCGCGTTCCCTAAGTTGCTCGAGCCGGCGGTAGAATACCGTACGTGACCGATGGCGGAATTTCCTTCAAGCTTCGTGAGGACATCTTCATTGAAGATATCCGATACGAGCCCCATTTGTCGGTGGGACCTGATGGTTTCCTCGTCGGCGCTTGCAATGCCTGCGCTTTCCTGTCCTCTGTGCTGAAGCGCATGGAGACCGAGATAGGCGATGTTTGCCGCGTCCTTATGATCAAAAATTCCAAAAATCCCGCACATCTATTGGGCACCTCTTTGTTGTTTAATGGCCTCGGCCACGAAGAAATCGATCACATCGGTATCCATGAGGCAAAAGACGATCTGTCTCAACGAGGTCTTCCGGTTTCTTACAAATGCCGCAGTCTCTTCCACGAGAATGCGGGCGCACTTATCTTTGGGGAATCCAAATATGCCTGCGCTGATGGCAGGTACGGCTATGGAAGCGAACCCTCTTGAAGATGCCAGGATCAAGACGCTATTGATGGCTTTCTTCAGTTTGTTTTCTTCGTCGCCCTCTCCCATACGGGGTCCCACCGCATGAA contains:
- a CDS encoding polysaccharide biosynthesis protein, translating into MKDISIDRLASAVTNRTVSFFQNDFDSHRRELEDRIRDRRVLVIGGAGSIGSATVRLVSQFGPSVLHVVDQNENDLAELVRFLRNQAYLPSSTDFRTLPLDFGSELMHRFLIDEPPYDFVLNFAALKHVRSEKDVYSLLRMFDVNLVKAARFLGWISQQRSACRYFCVSTDKAANPVNLMGASKRLMEDLIFSREILTNPTHTASSARFANVAFSKGSLLESFLKRLENRQPLAAPKDTLRYFISPYESGQICLLATFLAPDGHLLVPTFDPGSNLVDLETVAVRVLDALGLEPRIYEDETLARRKVETDMLSGSYPLLLTPLDTSGEKPYEEFVGNGEKTADIGMTSVQAVKHHRKPIREVMSFIETIDGMIMHPETSVTKSAIVENVRRLLPNFEHIETGRSLDEKV
- a CDS encoding glycosyltransferase family 2 protein; translated protein: MTNARENSQCIRNPFNSGRIGACITNPTITIGLTFYNSADTLWDALKSIFAQTFEDWELIIIDDQSTDGSYEIAASIKDHRVKVYRQDRRLGFVSALNRMAGLAVGAYYARMDSDDMMHPDRLTRQLEFLRVHPNVDVVDTAMYSMDRACRPTGVRGMGLLDPRPAVLLRGGFLHHATVMGRTEWFRKNPYDPAFIRAEDCELWCRTFTASQYARLSEPLYFVREGLVSVDNYLKSLETIRRIIRTRGPKLTGKWRMAQLIGESYAKGLIYRVLGSFNRHDLLVNMRNRTITNYEKERVRSIIESIQSTHVPGFRI
- a CDS encoding glycosyltransferase family 4 protein, with the protein product MKKKVCFVATLEMSVKVFLTDHMRLLQEFFDLSVAVNTENPAFLLTYGVRANVIPVGLRRRISLVRDFQTFLIFYRLFKRERFDIIHSIMPKSGLLAMAAGFFARVPVRVHTFTGQVWKNSRGLKRFVLKTMDRIVVRCATHILVDSLSQREFLARERVVSLKKSSVIGDGSICGVDTQRFRLDKEARDHIRGDHSIAPDDIVFCFLGRMKRDKGVLDLARAFSALCSRSDRVHLLIAGPDEDNISDEVARICAHCSDRVHIVGYADEPAKYLSASDVFCLPSYREGFGLVIIEAAAVGIPSIGSNIYGISDTIDDGTTGFFFEMGAYHDLMLKMTRFVDDPSLIKTMGEKARVRALEKYPKEKITAAMLKYYKSLCRLS
- a CDS encoding sugar transferase, which gives rise to MKRAFDTALSFIALIVFCLPMVLIALIIRFSMGGPVFFKQERPGYRGRPFIIRKFRTMSFDRDSNGKVLCDTERLTGLGKFMRRYSLDELPQLINVLKGDLSFVGPRPLLMEYLPRYSVEQARRHEVKPGITGWAQVNGRNAISWEEKFKLDVWYVDHQSFSLDMKIIWLTLIKVLKREGISANGHATMPEFTGSNVGGK
- a CDS encoding acetyltransferase, with amino-acid sequence MRESVIVIGAGGHAKVVVSTLIAAGVEVSKIYDDHADKWKSSIFGIPIVGPLSDIGDDSSVAAITAIGDNKTRKRVVARFPHLRWIAVVHPAAYVHPNARIGQGTVVFAKAVVQPDAVIGDHCIVNTGATVDHDCRIGNYVHISPGVNLAGDVQLLEGVFCGIGSKVINGITVGRWSSVGAGGVVVSDLPDASVAVGVPAKVIARAEADEG
- a CDS encoding glycosyltransferase family 39 protein, translating into MKEQTTTYLSSRANPLFISILLFAAAFLVRYFMANVQIITMDGILYIKTAKGIGSGNLGSISDYGFFNLYSFLIALFQRFLHDWEFSAKMVSVLFGSLTVVPLFLLTRGLFNEKIALLSALFYIVHPHFAEYASDVLREPVFWFFSVVALWLAWEGISRSKYWLFVLSSLATILAVFTRMEGAMVLVIVVLWILWSSVSGRTKRRTVLIYICVFLFTLPILASPGLLLLKNRLHRWEVGLSVDKIPQLMSAQSNPMKLESEIPVQASGRFQAFFELSARHRYSSFLMEVVYKFIKSFGFPLILLFLFGVYRRRAIPYSQGDALVLIWFLVALCGSFAYVAKTYYLGTRHGLLMAFPALIWAGTGFLEAREKIRNWLAGQKVVSKYFRFDAVFLFCLVMILLVPQTASSYRSDKAELKKAGIALKHEGFSAAVFIVQPSLERVAFYADSDAIELPNKAGNEMITDLASHYKGRLMIIDERTIENYRPGFLKMVFSSGFKRVIIPGMDGYKEYAFLIYRIQ
- a CDS encoding nucleoside-diphosphate sugar epimerase/dehydratase codes for the protein MKLSGTWKRIIVVGGDVFLTAFAYWFAYVLRFNFSVPAIFYQKFVESVLVLIVLRLASFYWFGLYSGIWRYASISDLARILKAVTLSSFLFVAYETFFFRLADFSRSVFIIDWCIITICVGGSRFLYRLSREFSFMKNKNGKKVIIIGAGDAGEMLLREIRQNPALDYDIVGFLDNGPSRKGMRIHDVSVLGGIDDLAKIGMKEGADQVIVAIPTITGGELRGIKEQCDAAGMVCKTLPAISDILKGKITVNQIREISIEDLLGREHIELNRDQIRDYLYGKRVLVTGAAGSIGLELCRQIVKVEPEHLVLFERVENELYNVELEFSETFPHGSHVFVLGDILDVAKVERVMETYKPQVVFHAAAYKHVPMMEAHPFEAIRNNIQGTLNVAEASAKYGVEKFVLISTDKAVEPANIMGATKRIAELICQGMNQLQSTKFIAVRFGNVLNSAGSVIPLFKRQIMKGGPVTVTHPDMTRYFMSIPEAAQLVMQAGAIGRGGEIFVLDMGEPVKIVDLARDMIRLMGLKVGEDIDITYSGLRPGEKIHEELVSREEEVESRPHEKIMMVKTTRVDWVELKQGVGELLREINGNGVEEIRRLLFLLIPESSGPR
- the yihA gene encoding ribosome biogenesis GTP-binding protein YihA/YsxC, translated to MKIINAHFLKSITGPDESAGNGLPEICFIGRSNVGKSSAINSLVQRKIAKTSSAPGATKTINLFKVELELSGQRRPVIFSDFPGFGFSKVSKAVSQGWKTMIEGYILGNPRIRDIIWLFDIRREIDSLDEMLMEWLYRNKLTFSFVLTKSDKESQAVVSKKRRFFHDYFPGKTVFIFSSRTGQGKKELTAHLIGSIV
- the pyrE gene encoding orotate phosphoribosyltransferase, translating into MLSNREVLLNILKTLSYEEGEFVLASGKTSSFYIDAKETTLNPEGMHLVGDIMYRMVREIPDIEAVGGVSVGGDPLVCSTVLSSFVAKDNLLGFLIRKEPKGHGKNLWIEGGKNLKRGMHVVILEDVVTTGGSSLKAIESTEKEGYKVRAVIALLDRLDGGRAMIESKGYIFRSIFDLNDLR
- the purF gene encoding amidophosphoribosyltransferase, producing the protein MCGIFGIFDHKDAANIAYLGLHALQHRGQESAGIASADEETIRSHRQMGLVSDIFNEDVLTKLEGNSAIGHVRYSTAGSSNLGNAQPLVIEYAKGYLAVAHNGNLTNARIIKEELQNYGSIFQSTSDTEVIIHLVALSHENSTMDRLVSALRRIEGSYSMVVLTKDELVAARDPFGFRPLVLGKLKDAFVVSSETCAFDLVGAKYLREIEPGELLHIDRNGIKSFRPFKKQEPKYCIFEFIYFARPDSFMFGKTVYNVRKALGRQLARDTYVDADMVVPIPDSGIGAAIGYSQETNIPFELGLIRNHYVGRTFIEPKDSIRHFGVKLKLNALRDIVKGKKIVVVDDSIVRATTGRKIIKMLRQYGAKEIHFRVCSPPTAYPCFYGIDTPSRAELIASSHTTEEINKYMGSNSLQYLSIESMKSALGNGTYEYCDACFSGVYPSKFPWGMELGQMELFSRGDKC
- a CDS encoding macro domain-containing protein, yielding METIKEILINDAIIRIEKGDITESAADAIVNAANSHLQHGGGVAGAIARKGGRVIQDESDAIGYVPVGECAITTGGALKARYVIHAVGPRMGEGDEENKLKKAINSVLILASSRGFASIAVPAISAGIFGFPKDKCARILVEETAAFVRNRKTSLRQIVFCLMDTDVIDFFVAEAIKQQRGAQ